One window of the Panulirus ornatus isolate Po-2019 chromosome 12, ASM3632096v1, whole genome shotgun sequence genome contains the following:
- the LOC139751924 gene encoding peptide transporter family 1-like → MASGSEKLRYPRGIFFILAGYLLERFVYYGLFGGAVLYMQRMLGFTAASAKTTKAVMEGLIYLAPIAGAALADTYLGKTRTVFFMCCGYTVGAAVYMLSSLTPIMATVTAAKFTGILGLLVLGLCAGLMKAAYSSLGADQFKIPEQRHQQERFFYAFYWMINAGAFLGMFMTAQLRSSVQCFGDDCYFLPYIILVGSMVVSTVIFAAGRSRYVEAPPDAMLINSFRCIYHAIRKSYRSDRKPVDHWLDRADDQFDAQLLKDVKVTLRVLLLFCTYPLFWALFYQTSTGMIFQAKRLDGLVGSYRIPPEMSSTVNPFLILTLIPLFDLVIYPLCNHFGILKKTTTRMITGMCFAMCAFVLYALLNMQVEQTFIPASHARLHVYNALPCQVTVQIPKVTAEQVKVENGGQVALSSFTVTGEEVEVQVTGPCLTVDMSKVRVSTLGGHETTFLITPEGAFLLPPTLEYIKDEDAEAKVRVLVPGGDVSNVTLKFDTLEEYFEVVEGKTEFKRLSPKEYVVLVAEDELGDAPIYQDGVYDVVIINTDLYLFPVTRPANVHMLWLFPQYLFITIGEVLFSVSSMDFAYSQAPMAMKSFLQAANLFTITVGLWLFAGLTSLNTVIGAFDHRASHEAFLYAGLMAANIIIFVLLLRKYYSDVPATEEETKDTKAEEVEQQSQQQQQQQQQQPSSHDNPAFVDDHSV, encoded by the exons ATGGCGTCGGGTAGCGAGAAGCTGCGGTATCCACGAGGAATCTTTTTCATCTTGGCGGGCTACCTCCTCGAGCGCTTCGTCTACTACGGGCTCTTCGGCGGCGCCGTCCTCTACATGCAGCGGATGCTGGGCTTCACCGCCGCCTCCGCCAAGACCACTAAAGCCGTGATGGAAGGGCTTATATACCTCGCTCCCATAGCCGGGGCCGCCCTGGCAGATACCTACCTTGGCAAG ACTCGGACGGTGttcttcatgtgttgtgggtACACTGTGGGTGCTGCCGTCTACATGCTGTCCTCCCTGACGCCCATCATGGCTACCGTCACGGCCGCCAAGTTCACCGGCATTTTAGGCCTCCTGGTCCTAGGCCTCTGCGCTGGGTTAATGAAAGCCGCGTATTCTTCGCTTGGAGCCGACCAGTTCAAGATTCCCGAACAGCGCCACCAACAGGAGAG GTTCTTCTACGCCTTCTACTGGATGATCAACGCTGGGGCGTTCTTGGGCATGTTCATGACAGCGCAGCTCAGAAGCTCCGTCCAATGCTTCGGCGACGACTGCTACTTCCTCCCCTACATCATCCTGGTCGGGTCCATGGTCGTCTCCACTGTCATCTTTGCTGCCG GTCGGTCACGGTACGTAGAGGCGCCCCCAGACGCCATGCTGATCAATTCCTTCCGCTGCATCTACCACGCCATTCGAAAGTCGTACCGATCCGACCGCAAGCCCGTGGACCACTGGCTAGACCGTGCGGACGATCAGTTCGACGCTCAGCTTCTGAAGGATGTGAAAGTGACATTGCGCGTCCTCTTGTTGTTCTGCACTTACCCGCTCTTCTGGGCGCTCTTCTACCAGACCTCAACTGGCATGATCTTCCAGGCTAAGCGTCTGGATGGCCTTGTCGGCAGCTACCGCATCCCTCCGGAGATGTCGTCGACCGTCAACCCATTCCTTATCCTGACGCTCATCCCGCTTTTCGACCTGGTGATCTACCCACTGTGCAACCACTTCGGCATCCTCAAGAAGACCACCACCCGGATGATCACGGGCATGTGCTTTGCTATGTGCGCCTTCGTGCTGTACGCTCTCCTCAACATGCAAGTGGAGCAGACGTTCATTCCAGCCAGCCATGCGCGCCTCCACGTCTACAACGCCCTCCCCTGCCAGGTCACCGTCCAGATCCCTAAGGTTACTGCAGAACAGGTGAAGGTGGAGAATGGAGGCCAGGTGGCTCTGTCCAGCTTCACCGTCacaggtgaggaggtggaggttcaGGTGACGGGCCCCTGCCTCACAGTGGACATGAGCAAGGTGAGGGTCTCCACACTGGGCGGTCATGAGACCACCTTCCTCATTACCCCAGAGGGGGCCTTTCTCCTACCACCCACACTCGAGTACATCAAAGATGAAGACGCAGAAGCCAAG GTGCGAGTTTTGGTGCCGGGTGGAGATGTGTCCAATGTGACACTCAAGTTCGATACCCTGGAGGAATACTTCGAAGTGGTCGAGGGCAAGACAGAGTTCAAGCGTCTGAGTCCTAAAGAGTACGTAGTGCTGGTGGCAGAGGACGAGTTAGGAGACGCCCCGATCTATCAAGATGGCGTGTACGACGTagtcatcatcaacacagacCTCTACCTCTTTCCCGTCACCCGTCCAGCTAACGTGCACATGCTCTGGCTCTTCCCACAGTACCTGTTCATCACCATCGGCGAGGTCCTCTTCTCGGTGTCTAGTATGGACTTTGCGTACTCCCAGGCGCCCATGGCCATGAAGTCCTTCCTGCAGGCAGCCAATCTCTTCACTATCACGGTCGGCCTCTGGCTCTTCGCCGGCCTTACCAGCCTCAACACGGTTATCGGAGCCTTCGACCACCGAGCCTCACACGAGGCCTTCCTTTACGCAGGGCTAATGGCTGCCAACATTATCATCTTCGTCCTGCTGCTACGAAAGTACTACAGTGATGTGCCGGCCACCGAGGAGGAGACGAAAGACACCAAGGCTGAGGAGGTAGAGCAGCagagccaacaacaacaacagcagcagcagcagcagccctcctCACACGACAACCCAGCCTTCGTCGACGACCACTCAGTGTAG